The Theileria annulata chromosome 3, complete sequence, *** SEQUENCING IN PROGRESS *** genome has a segment encoding these proteins:
- a CDS encoding Theileria-specific sub-telomeric protein, SVSP family, putative (note;~Tap299b01.p1c.C.cand.4 - score = 35.14;~Signal peptide predicted for TA05570 by SignalP 2.0 HMM (Signal peptide probability 0.738, signal anchor probability 0.077) with cleavage site probability 0.648 between residues 21 and 22) translates to MNKCVIYTYIIILILIGYSRCSDKHTDQYLDGQLDDEDDNFDVRVKELENLLDEEDNYDLIEANIESIIEDDDISSGAVDIETGFQHPPHQTYQPQQPQQPGYPEPPPQGPPLPQQYPGYQPQPTPIQATPPSQGPTQPVQHPRPPYQPQPPQPPAQPLPIATPIQHQPQYHSGYQFIPHPQPIPQQPQPQYRPPQQHYIPQHAPISVQPSIQIPQPGYYGAPIRVPIFHGIRHPTQQIIHPQIITPYQTYIPQTIPIPVGQIVSSIPRTIPPYQYPTNILLPTLPIVTTIPYAPIRLMTQQPIVDHPLTVDNKIDESIKEPSVEEEPSKRPKIFKTITLMKKDEKGDLVPMTDEDFRILWSDAQITKYLLKSELEQINCDGECIWKHGNAKYHAKKITHNKVLSSIAIRYRYYFIVLRDLGGLWQQIKRRIPNKTVFYTHDDQNKLVELSDCNYNIDVSSSGAIKYILMACSKCVRVDCRGETIWEKDPKDTYPQVICIDEEINIIVYFDGYLRVYVKKDGVYVPMYTKKNIRGQMN, encoded by the coding sequence atgaataaatgtgtaatatacacatacataataatattaatactaattgGATATTCTAGATGTTCAGATAAACATACAGATCAATATCTTGATGGACAACtagatgatgaagatgataaTTTTGACGTGAGAGTAAAAGAACTGGAAAATTTACtagatgaagaagataattATGATTTAATAGAAGCTAATATAGAATCAATAATTGAAGATGATGATATATCATCAGGTGCTGTTGATATTGAAACAGGATTTCAGCATCCTCCTCATCAGACATATCAACCTCAACAACCACAACAACCTGGTTATCCAGAACCACCCCCTCAAGGACCCCCTCTACCACAACAATATCCAGGATATCAACCACAACCTACTCCTATACAAGCAACACCACCTAGTCAAGGACCTACTCAGCCTGTACAACATCCTCGACCACCATATCAACCTCAGCCACCTCAACCTCCTGCACAACCTCTACCTATAGCAACACCTATTCAACATCAACCACAGTATCATTCAGGTTATCAATTTATTCCTCACCCTCAACCAATTCCACAACAACCTCAACCTCAGTATCGACCACCTCAACAGCATTATATACCACAACATGCCCCTATATCTGTACAACCATCAATACAAATACCACAACCTGGATATTACGGAGCTCCTATACGTGTTCCTATATTTCATGGAATTAGACATCCAACAcaacaaattattcatcCACAGATAATTACACCTTATCAAACATATATACCTCAGACTATACCAATACCTGTAGGTCAAATTGTTTCTTCAATTCCTAGAACAATTCCTCCATATCAATATCcaacaaatatattattacctACTTTGCCTATTGTTACTACTATTCCATACGCACCAATTAGATTGATGACTCAGCAACCTATTGTCGATCATCCCTTAACagttgataataaaattgatgaatCAATTAAAGAACCTAGTGTTGAAGAAGAACCATCTAAAAGAcctaaaatttttaaaacaataaCTCTCATGAAGAAAGATGAAAAAGGTGACTTAGTTCCAATGACTGATGAAGATTTTAGAATTTTGTGGTCTGATGCACaaataacaaaatatttattgaaatcTGAACTTgaacaaataaattgtgATGGTGAATGTATTTGGAAACATGGAAATGCAAAATATCACGCTAAAAAAATAACACATAACAAGGTCCTTTCCAGTATTGCTATTCGTTATagatattattttattgttCTTAGAGATCTTGGTGGTTTATGGCAACAGATTAAAAGAAGAATCCCAAATAAAACAGTATTTTATACACATGATGATCAAAACAAACTTGTTGAATTGTCTGATTGcaattataatattgatgTTTCTTCATCAGGAgcaattaaatatattttaatggCATGTTCAAAATGTGTCAGAGTTGATTGTAGAGGTGAAACAATCTGGGAAAAAGATCCTAAGGATACTTATCCTCAAGTAATATGTATTGATGAAgagattaatattattgtttattttGATGGTTATTTACGGGTGTATGTAAAGAAAGATGGTGTGTACGTTCCAATGTATactaaaaaaaatataagaggtcaaatgaattaa
- a CDS encoding Theileria-specific sub-telomeric protein, SVSP family, putative (Tap299b01.p1c.C.cand.4 - score = 35.14;~Signal peptide predicted for TA05565 by SignalP 2.0 HMM (Signal peptide probability 0.830, signal anchor probability 0.000) with cleavage site probability 0.810 between residues 21 and 22), with protein sequence MSKCITYTYIIILILIKCVYSADKQHTSVDTEDEDNNFDTVVRELESLVTEDDKTAGDTVISDNLMQHGLGHIISQPIYVPEQPDQPTQPTPTQPEQLPPEQPHAYEPGYYTEPYQQYQPPPAQPDYEEVSAGYDPFHYPTAPEKSPQEDKQPIHYHGPTQPIPQPRQPQQPHQPQKIYQPPYQPPYQYYQAYIPTQPIPSQPPYQPGYPIPYQPIQPPPGQFRPQPQPRPQIRQPISIHPQQPKPPYQPTRPIGIPTPKPTQPSYPPKQSIPEGVYKIPVQLGPSGLPKPTHLGTSIQDYQSRPLIKTGPDLLGPRPGLPKSHPQSKDGLLGPAPGPLRYPSDIMAQKREIETPLNETSELAEIINRCKKIKFMKKNEEGNLVELDTKDYMISFINENITRYKFNVEVAGIKYDGEMVYQHNPMHPYPNKITFNKKYIAFFVQLNRVFIMFKYKNGIWKIKLNKIPSTLRLYRTVEGNYVELNDNNYHVDLCMAGFIKFIFKNGIKCTKIMVKNQVVWEQRDNDELCPLEVCISKTMRFYVYFERYVMVFDRVSGIYTHVDLKPRIPLR encoded by the coding sequence ATGAGTAAATGTATAACATATACatacataataatattaatacttaTCAAATGTGTATACAGTGCAGATAAACAGCACACATCTGTAGATACagaagatgaagataataattttgacACAGTTGTAAGAGAATTAGAATCATTAGTAACTGAAGATGATAAAACAGCTGGTGATACAGTAATTTCAGATAATCTTATGCAACATGGACTTGGACATATTATTAGTCAACCAATATACGTACCAGAACAACCAGATCAACCCACACAACCTACACCTACACAACCAGAACAACTACCGCCTGAACAACCACACGCTTATGAACCAGGATATTATACTGAACCATATCAACAATATCAACCACCTCCAGCTCAACCTGATTATGAAGAAGTATCTGCTGGTTATGATCCATTTCATTACCCTACAGCTCCAGAAAAATCTCCACAAGAGGATAAACAACCCATCCACTATCATGGACCTACTCAGCCAATACCACAACCTCGTCAACCACAACAACCACATCAGCCTcagaaaatttatcaacCACCTTATCAACCTCCGtatcaatattatcaaGCTTATATACCAACACAACCTATACCATCTCAACCCCCGTATCAACCAGGATATCCAATACCTTATCAACCTATTCAACCTCCACCAGGTCAATTCAGACCACAGCCACAACCACGACCACAAATTCGACAGCCTATATCAATTCATCCTCAACAACCAAAGCCTCCTTATCAACCAACTCGACCTATAGGTATACCAACACCTAAACCTACACAACCCAGTTATCCTCCAAAGCAATCAATTCCTGAAGGGGTATATAAAATTCCAGTACAACTAGGACCAAGTGGATTACCTAAACCGACTCATTTAGGTACGAGCATACAGGATTATCAATCCAGACCTCTAATAAAAACGGGGCCTGATTTGTTAGGTCCACGTCCCGGGCTTCCTAAATCACATCCACAATCTAAAGATGGATTATTAGGCCCAGCACCAGGACCATTAAGATATCCTTCGGATATAATGGCTCAAAAACGTGAAATTGAAACTCCATTAAATGAAACTAGTGAACTAGctgaaataataaatagatgtaaaaaaataaaatttatgaaaaaaaATGAGGAAGGAAATCTTGTTGAACTTGACACTAAAGATTACAtgatttcatttattaatgagAATATAACAAGATATAAATTCAATGTAGAAGTTGCAGGAATAAAGTATGACGGTGAAATGGTTTATCAGCATAATCCTATGCACCCCTATCctaataaaataacatttaataaaaagtaTATTGCTTTTTTTGTTCAACTCAACAGGGTATTTATAATGttcaaatataaaaatgggATATGGAAAATTAAATTGAACAAAATTCCATCAACTCTTAGATTATACAGAACTGTTGAAGGCAATTATGTTGAACTAAATGACAATAATTACCATGTTGATCTTTGCATGGCTGGTTTTATtaagtttatatttaaaaatggtaTTAAATGTACTAAAATCATGGTTAAAAATCAGGTCGTTTGGGAACAGCGTGATAATGATGAACTTTGCCCATTGGAAGTATGTATAAGCAAAACTATGAgattttatgtttattttgAACGATATGTTATGGTATTTGATAGGGTTAGTGGGATATATACTCATGTAGACCTCAAACCAAGGATCCCATTACGATAA
- a CDS encoding Theileria-specific sub-telomeric protein, SVSP family, putative (note;~Tap299b01.p1c.C.cand.5 - score = 31.36;~Signal anchor predicted for TA05560 by SignalP 2.0 HMM (Signal peptide probability 0.189, signal anchor probability 0.701) with cleavage site probability 0.120 between residues 24 and 25) translates to MKIMNIYVIFIYTFIFVILKSSNCSDQYPGYSTPDDTEDEDNNFDVSQSGHPHEQQYQPPTPHTTQPPPTQPEPVTYPGIQYPVYQPQPQQPYPGYQPVPYEQYQPYIPYQPPQPDQPYQPPPQTTQQILVTYPGVQYPGYQPEPYQHYYPEPYQQYPGYQPQPPTHYQPTTIQYQPQPPYQPPQQQPILQPQQQPYYTGYRPTPTRDPSQLQKEYDQLPDKLTSATKYKETRQKELDFIKLYKKSKKGKLVLMTENDYRKVFSNMFVTKYKLKSELEMLICNADTVYIHKTGNAYCTSITYNKKTNCFILTRNDGFLYIKLDDGRWRLKYRSFPDYVKLYTHDSYGNDVELNDEFYYLELTSKGSFKYRIKDDIRCTKIIVKQMLVWKQRDLDEPFPNVISVTIKMNVVLHYENYVIIYGIVRRQFKRLYIKPNKAGFNEY, encoded by the coding sequence atgaaaataatgaatatttatgtaatattcatatacacatttatattcGTTATTCTTAAATCTTCAAATTGTTCTGATCAATATCCTGGATATTCAACTCCAGATGATACagaagatgaagataataattttgatgtATCACAATCGGGACACCCTCATGAACAACAGTATCAACCACCTACTCCCCATACCACACAACCACCACCTACACAACCAGAACCTGTAACCTATCCTGGAATTCAATATCCAGTATATCAGCCTCAACCTCAACAACCATATCCAGGATATCAACCTGTACCTTATGAACAGTATCAACCTTATATACCATACCAACCTCCTCAACCAGATCAACCTTATCAACCTCCACCTCAGACTACACAACAAATACTAGTAACTTATCCTGGAGTTCAATATCCAGGATATCAGCCTGAACCTTATCAACATTATTATCCTGAACCATATCAACAGTATCCAGGATACCAACCACAACCACCTACACACTATCAACCCACTACTATACAATATCAACCACAACCACCTTATCAGCCTCCTCAACAACAACCTATATTACAACCACAACAACAACCATATTATACTGGATACAGACCTACACCAACAAGAGATCCTTCACAACTACAGAAAGAATATGATCAATTACCAGATAAATTAACTTCTGCcacaaaatataaagaaacAAGACAAAAAGAATTGGactttataaaattgtataaaaaaagtaaaaaagGCAAGTTAGTTCTAATGACTGAAAATGACTACAGAAAagtattttcaaatatGTTTGTGACTAAATATAAACTCAAATCTGAACTTGAAATGTTAATTTGTAACGCTGATACTGTTTATATTCATAAAACTGGAAACGCATATTGTACATCAATAACTTATAACAAAAAGactaattgttttattttaaccCGTAATGATGGATTTCTTTATATCAAATTAGATGATGGGAGATGGAGACTAAAATATAGAAGTTTTCCAGATTATGTTAAACTGTATACTCATGATTCATATGGTAATGATGTTGAACTTAATgatgaattttattatctagAACTAACTTCAAAGGgttcatttaaatatagAATTAAAGATGATATAAGGTGTACTAAAATCATAGTTAAACAAATGTTAGTTTGGAAACAGCGTGATCTTGATGAACCATTTCCTAATGTAATATCTGTTACAATCAAAATGAATGTGGTTCTTcattatgaaaattatgttaTAATATATGGTATTGTTAGAAGACAATTTAAGAGATTATACATTAAACCAAATAAAGCAGgttttaatgaatattaa
- a CDS encoding Theileria-specific sub-telomeric protein, SVSP family, putative (note;~Tap299b01.p1c.C.cand.5 - score = 31.36;~Signal anchor predicted for TA05555 by SignalP 2.0 HMM (Signal peptide probability 0.189, signal anchor probability 0.701) with cleavage site probability 0.120 between residues 24 and 25), with amino-acid sequence MKIMNIYVIFIYTFIFVILKSSNCSDQYPGYSTPDDTEDEDNNFDTVVRELESLVTEDDKTAGDTVVSDNLMQHGLGHIISQPYQPPEQPDQPTQPEPVTYPGPDQTYQPPPAQPGYPIGYEQYPQPIPHGPGYTGYGPYQPGYQHQPQYPGYDPYQQFYQPTPPQYYEPTYSQTPQQAKPPYQPTLPRPSLPLSQSEKYRQHKPDDKTVSSYGSLELIKLNKKFVFLKKDPEGNLLPMIERQDYKVIWENKNLIRYSFQNGLESIFCDNKFIYTHREKKPYCSSITYNKTNSSFVITREGGFVQIKQIKGRWIAVGRKYPDYIKLYTHDSEGKEQLLTTEHYYLDITDKCSFKYTFILGVMCTKVVIKDEVVWVKKPDNKGFPNVLSVTTRLNLVLYFPRSRIVYSKMNNRYIQLYDEQY; translated from the coding sequence atgaaaataatgaatatttatgtaatattcatatatacatttatattcGTTATTCTTAAATCTTCAAATTGTTCTGATCAATATCCTGGATATTCAACTCCAGATGATACagaagatgaagataataattttgacACAGTTGTAAGAGAATTAGAATCATTAGTAACTGAAGATGATAAAACAGCTGGTGATACAGTAGTTTCAGATAATCTTATGCAACATGGACTCGGACATATTATTAGTCAACCTTATCAACCTCCAGAACAACCAGATCAACCCACACAACCAGAACCTGTAACCTATCCTGGACCAGATCAAACATATCAACCACCTCCAGCTCAACCTGGATATCCAATAGGTTATGAACAGTATCCACAACCTATACCTCATGGACCAGGTTATACAGGTTATGGACCTTATCAACCAGGATATCAACATCAGCCACAGTATCCAGGATATGATCCTTATCAGCAATTTTATCAACCTACTCCACCACAATATTATGAACCTACATATTCACAAACTCCTCAACAAGCAAAGCCTCCTTATCAACCAACTCTACCTAGACCTAGTTTACCATTAAGTCAATCTGAAAAATATCGACAACATAAACCTGATGATAAAACCGTTTCTTCTTATGGATCActtgaattaattaaattgaataaaaaatttgtttttttaaaaaaagaCCCTGAGGGCAATTTACTTCCAATGATTGAAAGACAAGACTACAAAGTGATATgggaaaataaaaatttgataaGATATTCATTTCAAAATGGACTTGAATCAATATTCTGTGacaataaattcatttacaCACATAGAGAAAAAAAACCATATTGCAGTTCTATAACTTATAACAAAACTAATTCCTCCTTTGTTATTACTCGTGAAGGAGGATTTGTTCAAATTAAGCAAATAAAAGGACGCTGGATAGCTGTTGGACGCAAATATCCAGATTATATTAAACTGTATACTCATGATTCTGAAGGAAAAGAACAGTTGCTAACTACTGAACATTATTATCTTGATATAACAGATAAATgttcatttaaatatacatttatcTTAGGAGTAATGTGTACTAAAGTTGTTATTAAAGATGAAGTGGTTTGGGTAAAAAAACCTGATAATAAAGGTTTTCCAAATGTACTGTCTGTTACAACTAGATTAAATTTGGTACTTTATTTCCCTAGGTCAAGGATTGTATACTCAAAGATGAATAATAGATATATACAATTGTATGATGAAcaatattaa
- a CDS encoding Theileria-specific sub-telomeric protein, SVSP family, putative (note;~Tap299b01.p1c.C.cand.6 - score = 16.17;~Signal peptide predicted for TA05550 by SignalP 2.0 HMM (Signal peptide probability 0.710, signal anchor probability 0.000) with cleavage site probability 0.642 between residues 22 and 23) encodes MNKYITYKCILIILILVEYSNCGDKQNDEPYNNIEDEDNFEVTTSTDGLTEPAQPPIHTQTQEEPTSHQPQQFYQPPPQKPPNYLPQQQPLYQPYPGYQIPYLPYGPYQPQPSPIQPQPYPQPQQPHYPPPHPIPVIQYYPIPQPQQPYQPHYQPYQQGYQPYQPTQPPAQPQYYPHPGYQPYQPYIPQPPQPVPGYYLPYQPYQPQPVLYPPQPQPPEIIMTTKTMKFMKMNEEGILVEMGPGDYYKSYENKYSMKFEFSSNLEQLLFDGEIIYNHKPENKYCTSLIYYKSKNVFIMTRDKGFLITKFYKGKWVSSTRRIPDYIEIHGKDSEDRDVLITDEQYRVSLSTSGYIKYIFNENVKCTKIIIHKKLSWKKESNEEYPIGFSITSGRNLTVYFNDYLKVFGSGGPKTQYKQLSSLKKYDKSED; translated from the coding sequence atgaataaatatataacatataaatgtatattaataatattaatattagttgAATATTCAAATTGTGGTGACAAACAAAATGATGAACCATATAACAATattgaagatgaagataattttgaGGTAACTACTAGTACTGATGGACTAACTGAACCAGCTCAACCTCCAATACATACACAAACACAGGAAGAACCAACTTCACATCAGCCTCAGCAATTTTATCAACCACCACCACAGAAACCACCAAATTATCTACCACAACAACAACCACTTTATCAACCTTATCCAGGATATCAAATACCTTATCTACCTTATGGACCTTATCAACCACAACCTAGTCCTATACAACCTCAACCATACCCACAACCACAACAACCTCATTATCCTCCACCACATCCTATACCTGTAATACAGTATTATCCTATACCTCAGCCACAACAACCTTATCAACCTCATTATCAACCTTATCAACAAGGATATCAACCTTATCAACCTACACAGCCTCCAGCTCAGCCACAATACTATCCACACCCAGGATATCAACCTTATCAGCCTTATATACCACAACCTCCACAACCAGTACCAGGATATTATCTACCTTATCAACCTTATCAACCTCAGCCTGTACTTTATCCACCACAACCTCAGCCACctgaaataataatgacAACTAAAACaatgaaatttatgaaGATGAATGAGGAAGGTATATTAGTTGAGATGGGTCCAGGtgattattataaatcatatgaaaacaaatattcaatGAAATTTGAGTTTTCCTCAAACCTTGAACAATTACTTTTTGATGgtgaaattatttataatcataaacctgaaaataaatattgtacatcattaatatattataaatcaaAGAATGTGTTCATAATGACACGTGATAAAGGATTTctaattacaaaattttataaaggGAAATGGGTGTCTAGCACACGGAGAATACCAGATTATATTGAAATTCATGGTAAAGATTCTGAAGATAGGGATGTATTGATAACTGATGAACAATATCGCGTTAGCCTTAGCACAAGTGGgtacattaaatatatatttaacgAGAATGTAAAATGcactaaaattataattcaTAAAAAGTTATCATGGAAAAAAGAATCGAATGAAGAATATCCGATTGGATTTAGTATAACTTCAGGTAGAAACTTAACAGTATATTTCAATGATTATCTCAAAGTTTTTGGATCAGGAGGGCCAAAAACACAATACAAACAATTATCCAGtctaaaaaaatatgataaatcggaggattaa
- a CDS encoding Theileria-specific sub-telomeric protein, SVSP family, putative (note;~Tap299b01.p1c.C.cand.7 - score = 33.48) encodes MNKCVTYTYIIILIIIADVYCSDKQHTPDDDDINFDTIVKELETLVDEDDVESIDEEGFQNVVSQLEELVATDHDIPPPIQTPIPPTHTQQPSKEPHYIPTKEHKPSHLDIRQPIQILKRPTKESKESSTEPTKEPTTQEPQLITRPIQILRRPTQPEQSKEPPTQEDSKEPIQQPPQEPTQQTTQHTTEPAGLEPETIPVEVGSEEEEEGGDDEPPQEPSEPTEIIMTTKTLTFMKMNDEGKLVKMHLRDFLIKYINSSKTRYRLKANLEQLIYDDIIIFEHKPENKYCTSLTHYKSRNVFILISPDGYYLVEYCKSSWKVKFENFAKSLNVYTQDSEGKEIQLTEQYYEIKINDRPLIHYRFNSDANCTKIIHKKIIVWEKSNDEDHPLALSIGSDKKIKIFFKDYVKVLIRYHGKYLELSIIKATYKT; translated from the coding sequence atgaataaatgtgtaacatatacatatataataatactcATTATAATTGCAGATGTTTATTGTTCAGATAAACAGCACACACCTGATGATGATgatattaattttgatacAATAGTAAAAGAATTAGAAACATTAGttgatgaagatgatgtTGAAAGTATTGACGAAGAAGGGTTTCAAAATGTAGTATCACAGTTGGAAGAGTTAGTAGCTACTGATCATGATATACCACCACCAATACAAACACCAATACCACCAACTCATACTCAACAACCTTCTAAAGAACCTCATTATATACCAACAAAAGAACATAAACCAAGTCATCTAGATATTAGACAACCTATACAAATACTAAAACGACCTACTAAAGAATCTAAAGAATCATCAACTGAACCTACTAAAGAACCTACTACTCAAGAACCCCAACTAATCACTCGACCTATACAAATACTAAGACGACCTACACAGCCTGAGCAGTCTAAAGAACCACCTACACAAGAAGACTCTAAAGAACCCATTCAACAACCTCCACAGGAACCTACTCAACAAACCACACAACATACTACTGAACCAGCTGGGTTGGAACCAGAAACTATTCCAGTAGAGGTTGGATcagaagaagaagaagaaggTGGAGATGATGAACCTCCTCAGGAACCTAGTGAACCTactgaaataataatgacAACTAAAACATTAACatttatgaaaatgaatGACGAAGGTAAATTAGTAAAGATGCATTTAAGAGATTTcctaataaaatatatcaattCATCAAAAACAAGGTATAGACTTAAAGCAAATCTTGAACAACTAATTTATGACgatataattattttcgAACATAAAcctgaaaataaatattgtacatCATTAACACATTATAAATCAAGGAATGTGTTCATTCTTATATCTCCTGATggatattatttagttgaATATTGTAAATCTAGTTGGAAAgtaaaatttgaaaattttgcAAAATCTCTCAATGTATATACACAAGATTCTGAGGGAAAAGAAATTCAGCTTACTGAACAATATtatgaaataaaaattaatgatcGCCCATTAATCCATTATAGATTTAATTCAGATGCTAATTGCACCaaaattatacataaaaaaattatagtTTGGGAAAAATCTAATGATGAAGATCATCCATTAGCATTGAGTATTGGTTCagataaaaaaatcaaaatatttttcaaagaTTATGTCAAAGTATTAATAAGATATCATGGGAAATACTTAGAATTATCTATTATTAAAGCGACCTATAAAACATAA